Proteins encoded in a region of the Labeo rohita strain BAU-BD-2019 chromosome 22, IGBB_LRoh.1.0, whole genome shotgun sequence genome:
- the dusp5 gene encoding dual specificity protein phosphatase 5, with protein MKVSSIDCRRLRKIIRKECGSCLIVDCRPYFSFSSSSIRGSVNVNLNSVVVRRSRGGPVPLQFVIPDEKALFRLREGSISAVVALDDRTPHLQKLKKDSIAQIVINSLSHLASSASICFLKGGYENFHSHYPELCTETKSVDLSEDKSERGVSSHCDKLGSHHKPDYDQGRPVEILPFLYLGSAYHACRQDYLSDLRITALLNVSRRDSRPAKGQYDYKWIPVEDSHTADISSHFQEAIDFIERVKDKGGKVLVHCEAGISRSPTICMAYIMKTQRLRLEQAFDVIRQRRAIISPNFSFMGQLLQFESEVVSSTPPSVTPAAQETSTFFSGDFTLETENFESSVFTFPTSFLTPVPIQPSVHQFKLSPITALP; from the exons ATGAAGGTCTCCAGCATAGACTGTCGACGCCTGAGGAAGATCATACGGAAGGAGTGTGGAAGTTGTCTTATTGTGGACTGTAGACCGTATTTCTCGTTCTCGAGTTCGAGTATCAGAGGCTCCGTTAATGTGAACTTGAATTCAGTGGTGGTCCGGAGGTCCCGCGGCGGTCCGGTGCCTCTCCAGTTCGTCATCCCCGACGAGAAAGCGCTGTTTCGGCTCCGGGAGGGCAGCATCTCCGCGGTCGTGGCTCTGGATGACCGCACACCTCAtttacaaaaactgaaaaaagacagTATTGCTCAGATTGTCATTAACAGTTTGTCGCACTTGGCGAGTAGCGCGAGCATCTGCTTCCTAAAAG GAGGCTACGAGAACTTCCATTCCCATTACCCCGAGCTTTGCACTGAAACCAAGTCTGTGGACCTGAGCGAAGACAAAAGTGAAAGAGGCGTCAGCAGTCACTGTGACAAACTGGGTTCTCACCACAAACCAGACTATGATCAG ggACGGCCGGTGGAGATCTTGCCTTTCCTATACCTGGGCAGTGCCTATCACGCCTGTAGACAGGACTATCTCAGTGACCTCCGCATTACAGCGCTGCTGAACGTCTCACGCAGGGACTCGCGGCCCGCCAAAGGACAGTACGACTACAAATGGATCCCGGTGGAGGACAGTCACACGGCAGATATCAGCTCACACTTCCAGGAGGCCATTGATTTTATTG AACGTGTTAAAGACAAGGGAGGAAAAGTGCTGGTCCACTGCGAGGCTGGAATCTCTCGTTCTCCCACCATCTGCATGGCGTACATCATGAAGACCCAACGGTTGCGCTTGGAGCAGGCCTTTGACGTCATCCGACAGCGGCGAGCCATCATCTCGCCCAATTTCAGCTTCATGGGTCAACTACTGCAGTTCGAGTCGGAGGTGGTTTCTTCCACGCCTCCGTCCGTCACTCCTGCCGCTCAGGAGACGTCCACCTTCTTTAGTGGCGACTTCACACTGGAAACCGAGAACTTCGAGTCCTCGGTTTTCACCTTCCCTACCTCCTTCCTGACACCAGTGCCCATCCAGCCGTCGGTTCACCAGTTCAAACTGAGTCCAATAACTGCGCTGCCTTAA